In a single window of the Zea mays cultivar B73 chromosome 5, Zm-B73-REFERENCE-NAM-5.0, whole genome shotgun sequence genome:
- the LOC103626451 gene encoding ras-related protein RABA3: MEEDYVFKIVVVGDSAVGKTQLLGRFTRDEFFLDSKSTIGIEFQTRTVDIARHRVKAQIWDTAGQERYRAVTSAYYRGALGAMLVYDVTSRRTFDHATRWVAELRAHADKSIVVMLVGNKADLARDAGRRAVDADEAAAFAEEQGLFFSEASALSGDNVERAFLTLLREIHAIVSRKTLDAAAETGGTTDVLALKGTKLSLADEISIMETSALRTASGGSCSCT, encoded by the coding sequence ATGGAGGAGGACTACGTGTTCAAGATCGTGGTGGTCGGCGACTCGGCGGTGGGTAAGACGCAGCTGCTGGGGCGCTTCACCCGCGACGAGTTCTTCCTGGACTCCAAGTCGACCATCGGCATCGAGTTCCAGACGCGCACCGTCGACATCGCGCGCCACCGCGTCAAGGCCCAGATCTGGGACACCGCCGGCCAGGAGCGCTACCGCGCGGTCACCAGCGCCTACTACCGCGGCGCGCTCGGCGCCATGCTCGTCTACGACGTCACCAGCCGCCGCACCTTCGACCACGCCACGCGCTGGGTCGCCGAGCTGCGCGCCCACGCCGACAAGTCCATCGTCGTCATGCTCGTCGGCAACAAGGCCGACCTGGCGCGCGACGCCGGCCGCCGCGCGGTGGACGCGGACGAGGCCGCCGCCTTCGCGGAGGAGCAGGGGCTCTTCTTCTCGGAGGCGTCTGCCCTCAGCGGCGACAACGTCGAGCGTGCCTTCCTCACGCTGCTCCGGGAGATCCACGCCATCGTGTCCAGGAAGACGCTGGATGCGGCGGCGGAAACCGGCGGCACCACCGACGTCCTGGCTCTCAAGGGCACCAAGCTGTCGCTTGCTGATGAGATATCCATCATGGAGACGAGCGCCTTGAGAACAGCAAGCGGCGGCAGCTGCTCGTGCACGTGA
- the LOC103626452 gene encoding serine/threonine-protein kinase NLK-like gives MDAAVSLSLPLHHHAHGPLPLPHPAPHHLHCAVPLRHHATSASAVTAPPPKPDVQAPPAARLSPALAAPSPPRSSPAAARSSSRAATGYAAALADACVRAGTLRRAARHARALLHLLLRLERPLEEGAAAVEAAVTVAGQQLDARVAALVRMLVAKGRAGVLAEALAEFAAICDHLLSTRPRARHAY, from the coding sequence ATGGACGCCGCCGTCTCCCTCTCCCTGCCCCTGCACCACCACGCCCACGGCCCGCTCCCGCTCCCGCACCCGGCGCCCCACCACCTCCACTGCGCTGTCCCGCTCAGGCACCACGCCACCTCCGCGTCCGCCGTAACCGCGCCGCCGCCCAAGCCTGACGTTCAGGCTCCTCCAGCGGCGCGCCTGAGCCCCGCCCTCGCCGCGCCATCGCCACCCCGCTCGTCCCCGGCCGCCGCGCGCTCCTCCAGCCGCGCCGCCACGGGATACGCGGCAGCGCTGGCCGACGCGTGCGTCCGCGCGGGCACGCTGCGCCGCGCCGCGCGCCACGCGCGCGCGCTCCTCCACCTTCTCCTCCGGCTAGAGCGGCCCCTGGAAGAGGGCGCCGCCGCGGTCGAGGCTGCCGTGACGGTCGCGGGGCAGCAGCTGGACGCGCGGGTGGCCGCGCTCGTCAGGATGCTCGTCGCTAAGGGCAGGGCCGGGGTGCTCGCCGAGGCCCTGGCCGAGTTCGCCGCCATCTGCGACCACCTGCTGTcgacgcgcccgcgcgcgcgccacgCCTACTAG
- the LOC100381636 gene encoding uncharacterized protein LOC100381636 has translation MQAKKLTLLQTVAAAGVFSAVSFWYGFMFGRESARRELGGIIDDLRSNKPTNTPAGPDAHSKP, from the exons ATGCAGGCGAAGAAGCTGACCCTGCTGCAGACGGTGGCAGCTGCGGGAGTCTTCTCTGCCGTCTCCTTTTG GTATGGCTTCATGTTCGGAAGGGAGTCCGCGCGGCGCGAGCTTGGTGGCATCATAGACGACCTCCGCAGCAACAAGCCCACCAATACCCCTGCCGGTCCCGATGCTCATTCGAAGCCATAG
- the LOC100193511 gene encoding Probable serine/threonine-protein kinase PBL19 encodes MGCFAFRSGGKSGSSSSTSSRPQQHPRPGARTPPAKSAPASTSSSSSSSGAGAGAQSNTKAAAASAPAAASSATPTRTIQELSEERGAQRLRVFDLDELGSATNGFSRALKLGEGGFGSVYRAFFRSAAGARVVLAVKRLNQRSLQGHKQWLAEVQFLGVLEHPNLVKLIGYCAVDSEASKHRLLVYEFMPNKSLDDHLFNRAHPPLSWRLRLQIMLGAARGLDYLHEGVPEVQVIYRDFKASNVLLDAEFKPKLSDFGLAREGPTEGKTHVSTAVVGTHGYAAPDYIETGHLTVKSDVWSFGVVLYEILTGRRSLERSRPAEEQKLLGWVRQHPPDGAGFRAIMDPRLGGRYPLAAAREVARLADRCLGKNPKERPAMRDVVEVLERVVQMEPTTTTADKRGGDGRLPAKR; translated from the exons ATGGGGTGCTTCGCGTTCAGGAGCGGCGGCAagagcggcagcagcagcagcacgtcCTCCAGGCCGCAGCAGCACCCGCGCCCGGGCGCCCGGACGCCGCCGGCCAAGTCGGCCCCGGCGTCcacgtcgtcgtcctcctcctcctccggcgccggcgccggcgcgcaGAGCAACACCAAGGCGGCGGCGGCCTCGGCGCCCGCGGCGGCGTCGTCGGCCACGCCCACGCGCACCATCCAGGAGCTGTCGGAGGAGCGGGGCGCCCAGCGCCTCCGCGTGTTCGACCTCGACGAGCTCGGCAGCGCCACCAACGGCTTCAGCCGCGCGCTCAAGCTCGGCGAGGGCGGCTTCGGCTCCGTCTACCGCGCCTTCTTCCGCTCCGCCGCCGGCGCCCGCGTCGTGCTCGCCGTCAAGCGCCTCAACCAGCGCAGCCTCCAG GGGCACAAGCAGTGGTTGGCTGAAGTCCAGTTCCTGGGTGTTCTTGAGCACCCGAACCTCGTAAAGCTGATAGGCTACTGCGCCGTGGATTCAGAAGCCAGCAAGCACAGGCTGCTGGTCTACGAGTTCATGCCCAACAAGAGCTTGGACGACCACCTGTTCAACCGAGCTCACCCTCCGCTTTCATGGAGACTGAGGCTGCAGATCATGCTGGGCGCTGCGCGGGGCCTGGATTACCTCCATGAAGGAGTGCCAGAAGTTCAG GTGATCTACAGGGATTTCAAGGCATCCAACGTCCTTCTGGACGCTGAATTCAAGCCGAAGCTGTCGGATTTCGGCCTCGCAAGAGAGGGTCCAACAGAAGGGAAGACACATGTCTCCACCGCG GTGGTGGGGACGCACGGGTACGCGGCGCCGGACTACATCGAGACGGGGCACCTGACGGTGAAGAGCGACGTGTGGAGCTTCGGCGTGGTGCTGTACGAGATCCTGACGGGCCGACGCTCGCTGGAGCGCAGCCGCCCCGCGGAGGAGCAGAAGCTGCTGGGGTGGGTGCGGCAGCACCCGCCGGACGGCGCCGGGTTCCGGGCCATCATGGACCCGCGGCTGGGCGGGCGGTACCCGCTGGCCGCCGCGCGCGAGGTGGCCAGGCTCGCCGACCGTTGCCTCGGCAAGAACCCCAAGGAGCGGCCGGCGATGAGGGACGTCGTCGAGGTGCTCGAGCGGGTTGTGCAGATGGAGCCGACGACTACGACCGCAGACAAGAGAGGAGGTGACGGCAGGCTGCCGGCGAAGAGGTga